A genome region from Macrotis lagotis isolate mMagLag1 chromosome 4, bilby.v1.9.chrom.fasta, whole genome shotgun sequence includes the following:
- the GPRIN2 gene encoding G protein-regulated inducer of neurite outgrowth 2 has protein sequence MATSDSHPDCHPTLTFQGQPFSKSSSSLLGDRPGNGQELRKSVSSTVCQSPSGESDPSQLAGESNVGVTMEREEESTFKAGSHILNPDQDPCSWQGKSSVFRSKSSTVGNVYSMGENELSPSSFGVPGVAVQRSHSDLASGCKHLSLSVPMEASVSCSALGSSSSGRSNLIPRSVFMQKSGMGYHDNVDPGNQPSFPDSQGSSNNVGDLVSRDAEAGGDAVVNLPTTMVEVQIPGDSCRSGLIQDPGGRTQGSIPPVAPGHSHTPSSPYCPKQAETFGRTSDTHSAYCHPLPIPALQVGPGMLCPMNEMGVPGCCHVLATSEILTFPKLVSSVSESGLHNQHLVRYRRLAEETSGCIHCYIPNKCPQQESTAGSTLLVNQPAPDPITKTKDVSTMTSTGDLALGPLASLHCRDAEVQTAPSTACKAVATSPSPLKDQVPPHVFPEVNLEVSREEPKSPVREVRWDEEGMTWEVYGASVDPEVLGLAIQKHLEIQIEQFQTVPSKEGTQPGGEETLIKEGKRRPFRTMIQSLRRPSCCVHSSTAVE, from the coding sequence ATGGCTACCAGCGATTCTCACCCAGATTGCCACCCCACCTTGACTTTCCAAGGTCAGCCCTTCTCCAAGAGTTCCTCCAGCCTACTGGGTGATAGACCAGGCAATGGGCAGGAGCTCCGGAAGAGTGTTAGTAGCACAGTCTGCCAGAGTCCTTCTGGGGAGAGTGACCCAAGCCAGCTGGCTGGAGAAAGCAATGTTGGGGTcacaatggaaagagaagaggagagtaCATTTAAAGCAGGGAGCCACATCTTGAACCCAGACCAGGACCCTTGCTCCTGGCAAGGGAAGAGTTCAGTCTTCCGCTCCAAAAGCAGCACTGTTGGAAATGTTTACTCCATGGGGGAGAATGAACTGTCACCTTCAAGTTTTGGGGTGCCTGGGGTTGCAGTACAACGAAGCCATTCTGACTTAGCCTCAGGCTGCAAGCATCTCAGCCTCAGTGTTCCCATGGAAGCTAGTGTTAGCTGTTCTGCCCTGGGCTCCTCATCAAGTGGAAGAAGCAACCTCATTCCAAGAAGTGTGTTCATGCAGAAGTCTGGCATGGGGTACCATGACAATGTGGACCCAGGCAACCAGCCTTCTTTCCCTGACTCTCAAGGTTCATCTAACAATGTAGGTGATCTGGTTTCACGGGATGCTGAGGCTGGTGGAGATGCAGTAGTTAACTTACCTACCACTATGGTAGAGGTCCAGATACCTGGAGACAGCTGCAGAAGTGGCTTAATTCAAGATCCAGGTGGTAGGACCCAAGGTAGCATTCCCCCAGTGGCTCCTGGGCACAGTCATACCCCCTCCTCTCCCTATTGCCCTAAACAAGCAGAAACCTTTGGGAGGACAAGTGATACCCATTCTGCCTACTGCCACCCCCTGCCTATCCCAGCCCTCCAGGTTGGCCCTGGGATGCTGTGTCCCATGAATGAAATGGGTGTCCCAGGATGCTGCCATGTCCTGGCTACATCAGAGATTCTGACATTTCCTAAGCTAGTATCATCTGTGAGTGAATCTGGCCTCCATAACCAGCACCTGGTTAGATACCGCAGATTGGCCGAGGAGACCTCGGGTTGCATTCACTGTTATATTCCAAACAAGTGCCCGCAGCAGGAATCCACAGCAGGTTCTACACTCCTTGTAAACCAACCAGCTCCGGACCCAATCACCAAGACCAAAGATGTATCGACCATGACCTCCACTGGCGACTTGGCATTAGGGCCATTGGCTTCTCTACATTGCAGGGATGCTGAGGTACAAACAGCTCCATCAACAGCCTGCAAGGCTGTGGCCACCAGCCCCTCCCCGCTTAAAGACCAGGTGCCCCCTCATGTATTCCCAGAGGTGAACTTAGAAGTCAGCAGAGAGGAGCCTAAGTCTCCAGTTCGAGAGGTCAGGTGGGATGAAGAGGGAATGACCTGGGAGGTCTATGGAGCTTCGGTTGATCCAGAGGTTCTGGGTCTGGCCATTCAGAAACATCTGGAGATTCAGATTGAACAGTTCCAGACTGTTCCCTCAAAAGAGGGCACCCAACCAGGTGGTGAGGAGACCCTGAttaaggaggggaaaagaagaccCTTTCGAACCATGATCCAGTCCCTGAGACGTCCTAGCTGCTGTGTCCACTCAAGTACAGCTGTGGAATAA